In Mustela lutreola isolate mMusLut2 chromosome 1, mMusLut2.pri, whole genome shotgun sequence, one genomic interval encodes:
- the MCAM gene encoding cell surface glycoprotein MUC18 isoform X1: protein MGPSGLVCALLLAACCCSRRAAGVPGEAEPPVPEQVEAEVGGTALLTCGPSHSQSNFSHVDWFSVHKEKPTLIFRVRKGQGQSEPGEYQQRLSLQDRGTALVLSHVTPQDERIFLCQVKRPQSQEHRIQLRVYKAPEEPTIQVNPLGISVSSKEPEEVATCVGKNGYPLPQVIWYKNGHSLKEEKDRVYIQSSQIVESSGLYTLVSVLKAQLVTADKDALFYCELSYRLPSGNHMKESREVSVQVFYPAEKVWLEVEPVGALKEGDRVEIRCLADGNPPPHFTISKQNLSTKEVEEMTPEDNGVLVLESAQKEHSGLYQCQGLDLETMASLLSDQQELLVNYVSAVRVSPAAPESQEGGSLVLSCEAESNQAVQFQWLREKTGQVLTEGPLLQLHNLKREAGGGYRCMASVPSVPGLNRTQLVHVAIFGSPWMTQKERRMWVQENAVLNLSCEASGHPRPTISWSVEGMAQEQDQEPQSVLSILSVLVTPELLRTGAECVASNSLGRNTTTIFLELDSSRSTGLSTSTVSPSVRANGTSTEKKLPEPESKGVAIVAVTVCVLVLAVLGAVLYFFYKKGKLPCGRSGKQEITLPPSRKSEFVVEVKSDKLPEEMGLLQGSSRDQRAPGDQGEKYIDLRH, encoded by the exons ATGGGACCGTCCGGGCTGGTCTGCGCCCTTCTGCTCGCTGCCTGCTGCTGCAGTCGCCGCGCCGCGG GTGTGCCGGGAGAGGCGGAGCCCCCTGTCCCCGAGCAGGTGGAGGCGGAAGTGGGCGGCACGGCACTTCTGACGTGCGGCCCCTCCCATTCCCAGAGCAACTTCAGCCACGTGGACTGGTTTTCT GTGCACAAGGAGAAGCCGACGCTCATCTTCCGCGTGCGCAAGGGCCAGGGCCAGAGTGAACCTGGCGAGTACCAGCAGCGGCTCAGCCTGCAGGACAGAGGGACCGCGCTGGTCCTGAGCCATGTCACCCCCCAAGATGAGCGTATCTTCCTGTGCCAGGTCAAGCGCCCTCAGTCCCAGGAGCACCGCATCCAACTCCGGGTCTACA AAGCCCCGGAGGAGCCGACTATCCAGGTGAATCCCTTGGGCATCTCGGTGAGCAGTAAGGAGCCTGAGGAG GTGGCCACCTGTGTGGGGAAAAATGGGTACCCCCTTCCTCAAGTCATCTGGTATAAGAATGGCCACTCCCTGAAGGAGGAGAAGGACC GGGTTTATATTCAGTCGTCCCAGATCGTGGAGTCGAGTGGTCTGTACACCTTGGTGAGCGTTCTGAAGGCGCAGCTGGTGACAGCAGACAAGGACGCCCTGTTTTACTGTGAGCTCAGCTACCGGCTGCCCAGCGGCAACCACATGAAGGAGTCTCGGGAAGTCAGCGTTCAGGTTTTCT ACCCGGCGGAGAAGGTGTGGCTGGAGGTGGAGCCCGTGGGAGCGCTGAAGGAAGGGGACCGCGTGGAAATCAGGTGTCTGGCGGACGGCAACCCCCCGCCCCACTTCACCATCAGCAAGCAG aaCCTTAGCACCAAGGAGGTGGAGGAGATGACGCCCGAAGACAACGGGGTCCTGGTCTTGGAGTCTGCCCAGAAGGAGCACAGTGGCCTCTATCAGTGTCAGGGCCTGGACTTGGAAACCATGGCATCACTGCTGAGCGACCAACAGGAGCTGCTGGTGAACT ATGTGTCTGCTGTGCGGGTGAGCCCTGCAGCCCCGGAGAGCCAGGAGGGCGGCAGCCTCGTCCTCAGCTGTGAGGCGGAGAGCAACCAAGCCGTGCAGTTCCAGTGGCTGAGAGAAAAG ACAGGCCAGGTGCTGACGGAGGGGCCTCTGCTCCAGTTACACAACCTGAAACGTGAGGCAGGGGGAGGCTACCGCTGCATGGCATCCGTGCCCAGCGTCCCCGGCCTGAACCGCACGCAGCTGGTCCACGTGGCCATTTTTG GGTCCCCATGGATgacacagaaggagaggaggatgTGGGTGCAGGAGAATGCAGTGTTGAATCTGTCTTGCGAAGCCTCGGGACATCCCCGGCCCACCATCTCCTGGAGCGTCGAGGGCATG GCACAGGAACAAGACCAAGAGCCACAGAGCGTCCTGAGCATCCTGAGTGTCCTTGTGACCCCAGAGCTGTTGAGGACAGGTGCTGAGTGTGTGGCCTCCAACTCCCTGGGCAGAAACACCACCACCATTTTCCTGGAGCTGG ACTCCAGCAGAAGCACTGGCCTCAGCACGTCCACTGTCAGCCCCTCTGTCCGAGCCAACGGCACCTCCACAG AGAAGAAGCTGCCGGAGCCTGAAAGCAAGGGCGTGGCCATCGTGGCCGTGACCGTGTGCGTCCTGGTCCTGGCTGTGCTGGGTGCTGTCCTCTATTTCTTCTACAAGAAGGGCAAGCTGCCCTGTGGGCGGTCAGGCAAGCAGGAGAT cacgCTGCCCCCGTCTCGTAAGAGCGAATTTGTAGTTGAAGTTAAGTCAGATAAGCTCCCAGAAGAGATGGGCCTCCTACAGGGCAGCAGCCGTGACCAGAGGGCGCCCGGAGACCAG GGAGAGAAATACATCGATCTGAGGCACTAG
- the MCAM gene encoding cell surface glycoprotein MUC18 isoform X2, whose product MGPSGLVCALLLAACCCSRRAAGVPGEAEPPVPEQVEAEVGGTALLTCGPSHSQSNFSHVDWFSVHKEKPTLIFRVRKGQGQSEPGEYQQRLSLQDRGTALVLSHVTPQDERIFLCQVKRPQSQEHRIQLRVYKAPEEPTIQVNPLGISVSSKEPEEVATCVGKNGYPLPQVIWYKNGHSLKEEKDRVYIQSSQIVESSGLYTLVSVLKAQLVTADKDALFYCELSYRLPSGNHMKESREVSVQVFYPAEKVWLEVEPVGALKEGDRVEIRCLADGNPPPHFTISKQNLSTKEVEEMTPEDNGVLVLESAQKEHSGLYQCQGLDLETMASLLSDQQELLVNYVSAVRVSPAAPESQEGGSLVLSCEAESNQAVQFQWLREKTGQVLTEGPLLQLHNLKREAGGGYRCMASVPSVPGLNRTQLVHVAIFGSPWMTQKERRMWVQENAVLNLSCEASGHPRPTISWSVEGMAQEQDQEPQSVLSILSVLVTPELLRTGAECVASNSLGRNTTTIFLELDSSRSTGLSTSTVSPSVRANGTSTEKKLPEPESKGVAIVAVTVCVLVLAVLGAVLYFFYKKGKLPCGRSGKQEMERNTSI is encoded by the exons ATGGGACCGTCCGGGCTGGTCTGCGCCCTTCTGCTCGCTGCCTGCTGCTGCAGTCGCCGCGCCGCGG GTGTGCCGGGAGAGGCGGAGCCCCCTGTCCCCGAGCAGGTGGAGGCGGAAGTGGGCGGCACGGCACTTCTGACGTGCGGCCCCTCCCATTCCCAGAGCAACTTCAGCCACGTGGACTGGTTTTCT GTGCACAAGGAGAAGCCGACGCTCATCTTCCGCGTGCGCAAGGGCCAGGGCCAGAGTGAACCTGGCGAGTACCAGCAGCGGCTCAGCCTGCAGGACAGAGGGACCGCGCTGGTCCTGAGCCATGTCACCCCCCAAGATGAGCGTATCTTCCTGTGCCAGGTCAAGCGCCCTCAGTCCCAGGAGCACCGCATCCAACTCCGGGTCTACA AAGCCCCGGAGGAGCCGACTATCCAGGTGAATCCCTTGGGCATCTCGGTGAGCAGTAAGGAGCCTGAGGAG GTGGCCACCTGTGTGGGGAAAAATGGGTACCCCCTTCCTCAAGTCATCTGGTATAAGAATGGCCACTCCCTGAAGGAGGAGAAGGACC GGGTTTATATTCAGTCGTCCCAGATCGTGGAGTCGAGTGGTCTGTACACCTTGGTGAGCGTTCTGAAGGCGCAGCTGGTGACAGCAGACAAGGACGCCCTGTTTTACTGTGAGCTCAGCTACCGGCTGCCCAGCGGCAACCACATGAAGGAGTCTCGGGAAGTCAGCGTTCAGGTTTTCT ACCCGGCGGAGAAGGTGTGGCTGGAGGTGGAGCCCGTGGGAGCGCTGAAGGAAGGGGACCGCGTGGAAATCAGGTGTCTGGCGGACGGCAACCCCCCGCCCCACTTCACCATCAGCAAGCAG aaCCTTAGCACCAAGGAGGTGGAGGAGATGACGCCCGAAGACAACGGGGTCCTGGTCTTGGAGTCTGCCCAGAAGGAGCACAGTGGCCTCTATCAGTGTCAGGGCCTGGACTTGGAAACCATGGCATCACTGCTGAGCGACCAACAGGAGCTGCTGGTGAACT ATGTGTCTGCTGTGCGGGTGAGCCCTGCAGCCCCGGAGAGCCAGGAGGGCGGCAGCCTCGTCCTCAGCTGTGAGGCGGAGAGCAACCAAGCCGTGCAGTTCCAGTGGCTGAGAGAAAAG ACAGGCCAGGTGCTGACGGAGGGGCCTCTGCTCCAGTTACACAACCTGAAACGTGAGGCAGGGGGAGGCTACCGCTGCATGGCATCCGTGCCCAGCGTCCCCGGCCTGAACCGCACGCAGCTGGTCCACGTGGCCATTTTTG GGTCCCCATGGATgacacagaaggagaggaggatgTGGGTGCAGGAGAATGCAGTGTTGAATCTGTCTTGCGAAGCCTCGGGACATCCCCGGCCCACCATCTCCTGGAGCGTCGAGGGCATG GCACAGGAACAAGACCAAGAGCCACAGAGCGTCCTGAGCATCCTGAGTGTCCTTGTGACCCCAGAGCTGTTGAGGACAGGTGCTGAGTGTGTGGCCTCCAACTCCCTGGGCAGAAACACCACCACCATTTTCCTGGAGCTGG ACTCCAGCAGAAGCACTGGCCTCAGCACGTCCACTGTCAGCCCCTCTGTCCGAGCCAACGGCACCTCCACAG AGAAGAAGCTGCCGGAGCCTGAAAGCAAGGGCGTGGCCATCGTGGCCGTGACCGTGTGCGTCCTGGTCCTGGCTGTGCTGGGTGCTGTCCTCTATTTCTTCTACAAGAAGGGCAAGCTGCCCTGTGGGCGGTCAGGCAAGCAGGAGAT GGAGAGAAATACATCGATCTGA